The proteins below come from a single Edaphobacter acidisoli genomic window:
- a CDS encoding gluconeogenesis factor YvcK family protein has product MLRVVAIGGGTGLSTLLRGLKQYVATPDRRRGIRLPQDTKPEKAPSAPCPNRPCLIRELSAVVTVTDDGGSSGRLREDFKMLPPGDIRNCMVALSEDEHLLSKLFQYRFEHGDLEGHSFGNLFVAALSHITGDFAQAVQMSSQILAARGNIFPVTNTDVTLAAMMHDGTTVRGETNITHSKQSIMELVLEPADAKPLPEMLEAIANADLITLGPGSLYTSLITNLLVRGVPEALAASKATKVYVCNLMTQANESLGLSASQHIEKILQHCGEIASSVFDYALINTAPISAARLDQYAREGQSPIEPDLDRIRALGVEPITGNFIHENEVLRHDYDRLAEKLLEIGFAKPAPTLTH; this is encoded by the coding sequence ATGCTGCGCGTAGTCGCCATCGGCGGAGGCACCGGTCTCTCGACCCTTCTCCGCGGCCTCAAACAATACGTCGCCACGCCCGACCGCCGCCGAGGCATCCGCCTCCCGCAGGACACAAAGCCCGAAAAAGCCCCGTCCGCACCATGCCCCAACCGCCCCTGCCTCATCCGCGAGCTCTCCGCGGTCGTCACCGTCACCGACGACGGCGGCTCCTCCGGCCGGCTCCGCGAAGACTTCAAAATGCTCCCACCCGGAGACATCCGCAACTGCATGGTCGCGCTCTCCGAAGACGAGCATCTCCTCTCGAAGCTCTTCCAGTACCGATTCGAGCACGGAGACCTCGAAGGCCACAGCTTCGGCAACCTCTTCGTCGCCGCACTCTCCCACATCACCGGAGACTTCGCCCAGGCCGTCCAGATGTCCTCGCAGATCCTCGCCGCCCGCGGCAACATCTTCCCCGTGACCAACACCGACGTCACCCTCGCCGCCATGATGCACGACGGCACCACCGTGCGCGGCGAAACCAACATCACCCATAGCAAGCAAAGCATCATGGAGCTCGTCCTCGAACCCGCCGACGCCAAGCCACTGCCCGAGATGCTCGAAGCCATCGCCAACGCCGACCTCATCACCCTCGGCCCCGGCTCGCTCTACACCTCGCTCATCACCAACCTGCTCGTGCGCGGCGTCCCCGAAGCCCTCGCCGCATCGAAGGCCACCAAGGTCTACGTCTGCAACCTCATGACCCAGGCCAACGAGTCCCTCGGCCTCTCCGCATCGCAGCACATCGAAAAAATCCTCCAGCACTGCGGCGAGATCGCCTCCTCCGTCTTCGACTACGCCCTCATCAACACCGCGCCCATCTCCGCCGCGCGCCTCGACCAGTACGCCCGCGAAGGCCAGAGCCCCATCGAGCCCGACCTCGACCGCATCCGCGCCCTCGGCGTCGAGCCCATCACCGGAAACTTCATCCACGAAAACGAAGTCCTCCGCCACGACTACGATCGCCTCGCCGAAAAGCTCCTCGAAATCGGCTTCGCAAAACCAGCCCCCACCCTCACACACTAG
- the rfaD gene encoding ADP-glyceromanno-heptose 6-epimerase, with the protein MIIVTGGAGFIGSNIVHELNRMGERDILVVDNLAPAPNLSGPKFLNLAGAEYSDYMDKREFRAALKDGDFDSVKVRAVLHQGACSNTLEDDGRYMMDNNFTYSKELLHYVTDQRIPFVYASTAAVYGASTEFTEESANERPLNVYGYSKLVFDDYVRRLMPTFKSTVVGLRYFNVYGPREQHKGRMASVMHHFTRQLKETGTIRMFEGSGGYADGEQRRDFVFVRDLAAINMFFAGIGPNAVKKQVHAVVNAGTGEARTFKAVAEALMQVHGPGKIEYIPFPGDLKNRYQHYTQADVAGLRAAGYAEPFTSLEEGVRETFAEG; encoded by the coding sequence GTGATTATTGTTACGGGTGGCGCGGGTTTTATTGGCAGCAATATCGTTCACGAGCTCAACCGCATGGGTGAACGCGACATTCTGGTTGTCGACAACCTTGCGCCTGCGCCGAATTTGAGTGGGCCGAAGTTTTTGAATCTCGCTGGCGCTGAGTACTCGGACTATATGGACAAGCGGGAGTTTCGCGCGGCGCTGAAGGATGGTGATTTTGACAGCGTGAAGGTGAGGGCAGTACTGCATCAGGGGGCGTGCTCGAACACGCTGGAAGATGATGGGCGCTACATGATGGACAACAACTTCACCTATTCGAAGGAGTTGCTGCACTATGTGACGGACCAGCGGATTCCGTTTGTGTATGCCTCGACGGCGGCGGTGTATGGCGCGAGTACGGAGTTTACTGAGGAGTCTGCGAATGAGCGTCCCCTGAATGTGTATGGATACTCGAAGCTGGTGTTTGATGATTACGTGCGGCGATTGATGCCTACGTTCAAGAGCACGGTGGTTGGGTTGAGGTACTTCAATGTCTATGGGCCGCGCGAGCAGCACAAGGGCAGGATGGCGAGCGTGATGCACCACTTTACGCGGCAGCTCAAAGAGACGGGGACGATCCGGATGTTTGAGGGCTCGGGCGGCTATGCGGACGGGGAACAGAGGCGCGACTTTGTGTTTGTGCGCGACCTGGCGGCGATCAATATGTTCTTTGCCGGGATTGGGCCGAATGCGGTGAAGAAGCAGGTCCATGCGGTTGTGAATGCGGGGACGGGCGAGGCGCGGACGTTCAAGGCTGTTGCCGAGGCGCTGATGCAGGTGCATGGGCCGGGGAAGATTGAGTACATTCCGTTCCCGGGTGATTTGAAGAACCGATATCAGCACTACACGCAGGCGGATGTTGCGGGCCTGAGGGCGGCTGGGTATGCGGAGCCATTTACTTCGCTGGAAGAGGGCGTGAGGGAGACGTTCGCTGAAGGATAG
- the rlmN gene encoding 23S rRNA (adenine(2503)-C(2))-methyltransferase RlmN: MARPLFGLPLDELAGVVKGLGQPGYRGGQLAEAIYRQRVTDLSEITTLSEGLREALAAEGYGVGLPEIVQAAVSVDGTERYLMRMADGETVETVWMPDGDGGERGDGSAAAEDEETEDALAARGDAEAALKYRRATICVSSQVGCAVNCQFCLTAKLGIRRNLTAGEIAGQVAAVLNRHKVELGSSRGNPTPARINLVFMGMGEPFLNYENFMAAVRLLVYMRIPEARMTVSTSGILPGILAFAKETSRPKLAVSLNAPNDAVREAIMPITRKWNIAALLEALGTIPLSRREWITFEYVMLGGINDSLADADELIALVRGIKCKINLIVWNAGPNMPYHEPPRDGVLAFQNRVIDAGIPAYIRRPRGRDIYAACGQLKRTVEDGLVAIGG; the protein is encoded by the coding sequence GTGGCGAGGCCACTTTTTGGCTTGCCGCTGGATGAGCTGGCTGGGGTGGTGAAAGGGCTGGGGCAGCCTGGGTATCGTGGTGGCCAGTTGGCGGAAGCTATTTATCGTCAGCGTGTTACGGATTTAAGTGAAATAACTACTTTGTCTGAAGGGTTGCGCGAGGCTTTGGCTGCGGAGGGGTACGGGGTTGGGCTGCCAGAGATCGTGCAGGCGGCTGTGTCGGTGGATGGGACGGAGCGCTACCTGATGCGGATGGCCGATGGCGAGACGGTCGAGACGGTTTGGATGCCGGATGGCGATGGGGGCGAGCGTGGGGATGGTTCAGCGGCTGCCGAGGATGAAGAGACAGAAGACGCGCTTGCTGCTCGGGGAGATGCTGAGGCGGCGCTGAAGTATCGGCGGGCGACGATCTGTGTGTCGAGTCAGGTGGGGTGCGCGGTGAACTGCCAGTTCTGCCTGACGGCGAAGCTGGGGATTCGGCGGAACCTGACGGCGGGTGAGATTGCGGGGCAGGTGGCGGCGGTGCTGAATCGGCACAAGGTGGAGCTGGGGAGTAGTCGCGGGAACCCGACACCGGCGAGGATCAACCTGGTGTTTATGGGGATGGGTGAGCCGTTTTTGAACTACGAGAACTTCATGGCGGCGGTGCGGCTGCTGGTTTATATGCGGATTCCTGAGGCGCGGATGACGGTAAGCACGTCGGGGATTCTGCCGGGGATTCTGGCGTTTGCGAAGGAGACGAGCAGGCCGAAGCTGGCGGTGAGTTTGAATGCTCCAAACGATGCGGTGCGTGAGGCGATTATGCCGATTACGCGGAAATGGAACATTGCGGCGCTGCTGGAGGCGCTGGGGACGATTCCGCTGAGCCGGCGCGAGTGGATTACGTTTGAGTATGTGATGCTGGGCGGGATCAACGACTCGCTGGCGGATGCGGATGAGCTGATTGCGCTGGTGCGGGGAATCAAGTGCAAGATCAATCTGATTGTGTGGAACGCGGGGCCGAATATGCCTTATCACGAGCCTCCCAGGGATGGGGTGCTGGCGTTTCAGAACAGGGTGATTGATGCGGGGATTCCGGCGTATATCCGGCGGCCGCGGGGGCGGGATATTTATGCGGCTTGCGGGCAGCTTAAGCGGACGGTGGAAGACGGCCTGGTAGCTATAGGCGGGTGA
- a CDS encoding DUF4254 domain-containing protein, protein MLDAILITRMQDEVTEALHNTEGELAIEAPADGLMAIAIAQHRANFDLWHEEDKARCPGASDSEITRIKHAIDALNQRRNDLMEKIDLWLLDHLDQNESAPLHSETPGLMIDRLSILALKIYHTREESHRDSATEKHHQRNRNRLALLEEQRADLAACLDTLWAEVLNGTRRFKLYRQMKMYNDPELNPAMYGTARS, encoded by the coding sequence ATGCTCGACGCAATCCTCATCACCCGCATGCAGGACGAAGTAACCGAGGCCCTGCACAACACCGAAGGCGAACTGGCAATCGAAGCCCCCGCCGACGGCCTCATGGCCATTGCCATCGCCCAGCACCGCGCCAACTTCGATCTCTGGCACGAGGAAGACAAGGCCCGCTGTCCCGGCGCCTCCGACTCCGAGATCACCCGCATCAAGCACGCCATCGACGCCCTCAACCAGCGCCGCAACGACCTCATGGAGAAGATCGACCTCTGGCTCCTCGACCACCTCGACCAGAACGAATCCGCGCCACTCCACTCCGAGACACCCGGCCTCATGATCGACCGCCTCTCCATCCTCGCGCTCAAGATCTACCACACCCGCGAAGAAAGCCACCGCGACTCTGCCACCGAAAAACACCACCAGCGCAACCGCAACCGCCTCGCCCTTCTCGAAGAGCAGCGCGCCGATCTCGCCGCCTGTCTCGACACCCTCTGGGCCGAAGTCCTCAACGGCACAAGACGCTTCAAACTCTACCGCCAGATGAAGATGTACAACGATCCCGAACTCAATCCAGCTATGTACGGCACTGCTCGGAGTTGA
- a CDS encoding outer membrane beta-barrel protein codes for MRLRFLVLLAFFALATASSPAQLGIYGNFDATHLTNNQSLTWLYGPNFGAYYNFIHAGPIAAGLDARGNFLFGNHLKYRSGLVGVRVAINPPVLPIKPYAQFSVGGGAVRPDSSGSIQTHYTTKFQYGVFGGADITVLPHVDFRLIEVGYARMTGINGGPVAPATSLVTIGSGIVIRLP; via the coding sequence ATGAGACTGCGCTTCCTCGTTCTGCTTGCCTTCTTTGCTTTGGCCACAGCATCGTCTCCAGCACAACTCGGAATTTACGGCAACTTCGACGCAACTCATCTCACCAACAATCAGAGCCTGACATGGCTCTACGGGCCCAACTTTGGGGCGTATTACAACTTCATCCACGCCGGGCCTATTGCCGCAGGTCTTGATGCGCGCGGTAACTTCCTATTCGGGAACCACCTGAAGTACCGGAGCGGGCTGGTCGGTGTGCGCGTCGCAATCAATCCGCCTGTTCTTCCGATCAAGCCGTATGCGCAGTTCTCCGTCGGTGGCGGTGCGGTCAGGCCGGATTCTTCCGGCTCGATTCAGACGCACTACACGACGAAGTTTCAATATGGGGTCTTTGGTGGCGCGGACATTACCGTGCTCCCGCATGTCGATTTTCGTCTGATTGAAGTGGGCTACGCCAGAATGACTGGAATCAACGGCGGGCCGGTTGCGCCTGCGACTTCTCTCGTGACCATCGGCAGCGGCATCGTCATTCGGCTCCCTTGA
- a CDS encoding glycosyltransferase family 9 protein produces MDAAKRVLIYRLGSLGDTVVALPAMHLVARAFPEAERRMLTNFPVNVKAPPAADILASSGLVQGYFRYVVGTRSPVELAALWWRIWRWRPEVVVYLGAARGVESARRDARFFRLCGVRRLVGVPVTEDMQQNRTERDGTLEPEASRLARNLAELGSVDLEDAASWDLRLTEEEHARAGAALVPTGGRPFVAVSVGTKVQAKDWGRENWRALLGEIARLCPGYALTLSGSPEESEASEFAAEGWRGAGGGPVVNLCGALTPRESAAVFARARIFVGHDSGPMHLAATVGTPCVAIFAARNKPRVWFPYGGRHRVVYHKVDCWGCGLETCVVEKKKCITSITVDEVLAQVAEVLSAVPVHGAER; encoded by the coding sequence ATGGATGCGGCGAAGCGGGTACTGATCTATCGGCTGGGAAGTCTGGGCGACACGGTGGTGGCTCTGCCAGCGATGCATCTGGTGGCACGGGCATTTCCGGAGGCCGAGCGCAGGATGCTGACGAACTTTCCGGTGAATGTGAAGGCGCCGCCGGCGGCGGATATTCTGGCGAGCTCTGGCCTGGTGCAGGGGTACTTTCGCTATGTGGTGGGGACGCGGAGTCCGGTGGAACTGGCGGCGTTGTGGTGGAGGATTTGGCGGTGGCGTCCGGAGGTAGTGGTGTATCTGGGCGCGGCGCGGGGTGTGGAGTCGGCCAGGCGCGATGCGCGGTTCTTTCGGCTTTGCGGTGTGCGGCGGCTGGTTGGCGTGCCGGTCACGGAAGACATGCAGCAGAATCGGACGGAGCGGGATGGGACGCTTGAGCCTGAGGCTTCGCGACTGGCGCGGAATCTGGCGGAGTTGGGGAGCGTGGACCTGGAGGATGCTGCGAGCTGGGACCTGCGGCTGACTGAAGAAGAGCATGCGCGCGCGGGTGCTGCGCTAGTTCCGACGGGTGGAAGGCCGTTTGTTGCAGTGAGTGTGGGGACCAAGGTGCAGGCGAAGGATTGGGGCCGCGAAAACTGGCGCGCGCTGCTGGGGGAGATTGCGCGGCTTTGTCCGGGATATGCGCTGACGCTGAGTGGGTCGCCGGAGGAGAGCGAGGCGAGTGAGTTTGCCGCGGAAGGATGGCGCGGCGCAGGTGGCGGGCCGGTGGTGAATCTGTGTGGCGCGCTGACGCCCAGGGAGAGCGCGGCGGTGTTCGCGCGGGCACGGATATTTGTGGGGCATGATAGCGGGCCGATGCATCTTGCAGCGACGGTGGGGACTCCGTGTGTGGCGATCTTTGCGGCGAGGAATAAGCCGCGGGTGTGGTTTCCGTATGGCGGGCGGCATCGCGTGGTGTATCACAAGGTGGATTGCTGGGGCTGCGGGCTGGAGACGTGCGTTGTGGAGAAGAAGAAGTGCATTACTTCGATTACGGTGGATGAGGTGCTGGCGCAGGTCGCAGAGGTGCTCAGTGCGGTTCCTGTTCATGGCGCTGAACGGTGA
- a CDS encoding tetratricopeptide repeat protein, producing the protein MANSKNEHSAAKKSPRTLAGAPANDAARTQMLQSYEAAIRLMQEGKFDKAHTAFEKMLAAGPGDLADRIRMYVSACLQQTKKGKAAFANHEEHYDYAVSLLNDGHYEDAREQFQAILKENDKADYAFYGLAVLASMTGDSHTCLEHLTEAIRQNPRNRIQARADSDFQDMADDPRFTELLYPEA; encoded by the coding sequence ATGGCCAACTCTAAGAACGAACACTCTGCCGCCAAAAAATCTCCCCGAACCCTCGCTGGCGCACCTGCAAACGATGCAGCCCGCACTCAGATGCTCCAGAGCTACGAAGCCGCCATCCGCCTCATGCAGGAGGGCAAGTTCGACAAGGCTCACACCGCGTTCGAGAAGATGCTGGCCGCTGGCCCCGGCGATCTAGCCGACCGCATCCGTATGTACGTCAGCGCCTGCCTCCAACAGACGAAAAAGGGTAAAGCCGCCTTCGCCAATCACGAGGAGCACTACGACTATGCCGTCTCCCTACTCAACGACGGCCACTACGAAGACGCGCGCGAGCAGTTCCAGGCCATCCTCAAGGAAAACGACAAGGCCGACTACGCCTTCTACGGCCTCGCCGTGCTCGCCAGCATGACCGGCGACTCGCACACCTGCCTCGAGCATCTCACCGAAGCCATCCGTCAGAACCCGCGCAACCGCATCCAGGCCCGCGCCGACTCCGACTTCCAGGACATGGCCGACGACCCCCGCTTCACCGAACTCCTCTACCCGGAAGCCTAG
- a CDS encoding cellulose synthase operon protein YhjQ/BcsQ has protein sequence MKDSQDTDKIEAQEGAQPPEDVAVLYSWANMHGARYRDFSDSRREHRAQLRQRAAEQLHGPAAANVEGDTEASRQHGPHDAGQDVRVAASNAVVPADQEIAEARAAAQRQAERYVDAERFRSVPVQSHPSLEEVRPGRSRRAGDFTAEQERQGSRRPQGYRPDDASGVREIYRGAELGAIADDAVRVERERRAPQAARQEITPASASMYPDRPSAVIFKTPPGAGPRRGDSPIQERRVQRQEMELPAQFANADPGFAARRDDLAQQAALAAQQREGDFAGSSEQAGSVLAPRGRRAQDDFDYKQAVPGSEPVRRAVPEPLSEPNYSTQRAQFAPEPAGPAWLYAPPSPQAAVKPKPVPAPAPPVQPSVAETLQHSRERVASRWFALKGVFEQPGQELPEAIPVRQKETRTPVLAVFSLAGGVGKTSMVATVGRALSSLGEKVLLTDTTSHGLLPFYFGASELRPDTVRTFSPPSGSTDAPIYLVSHDIEQKGSDDAAQEALADEIVNNSRGTQRILLDLTSSSGWIVKRLARMSPTVLVPLAPDMNSVISLQAVERYFQGVANVDGRPLQPYYVLNQFDSSLPLHLDVREVLRRQLGDRLLPFVIRQSPVVSEALAEGMTVVDYAPDVPVAEDYRNLATWLRGVAAPATAGFRNVRWSER, from the coding sequence ATGAAGGACTCACAGGACACGGACAAGATCGAAGCCCAGGAGGGCGCGCAGCCACCGGAAGACGTCGCGGTGCTGTACTCCTGGGCCAATATGCATGGTGCGCGGTATCGTGACTTTTCCGACTCTCGGCGCGAGCATCGGGCGCAGTTGAGGCAGCGTGCGGCTGAACAGTTGCACGGGCCCGCCGCTGCGAATGTTGAAGGTGATACTGAAGCTTCGAGGCAGCATGGGCCGCACGATGCAGGCCAGGATGTTCGCGTGGCTGCTTCGAATGCCGTTGTGCCTGCTGATCAGGAGATTGCAGAGGCACGTGCTGCGGCACAACGGCAGGCCGAACGTTATGTGGATGCGGAACGATTCAGGAGTGTGCCGGTGCAATCGCATCCTTCGCTGGAAGAGGTTCGTCCGGGACGTAGCCGCCGCGCGGGTGACTTTACTGCTGAGCAGGAGCGACAGGGTTCACGCAGGCCGCAGGGATATCGTCCGGATGATGCTTCGGGAGTGCGTGAGATCTATCGTGGAGCAGAATTGGGCGCTATTGCAGACGATGCCGTTCGCGTGGAGCGGGAACGCCGTGCTCCGCAGGCAGCGAGGCAGGAGATTACACCTGCTTCGGCTTCGATGTATCCGGACAGGCCTTCGGCTGTGATCTTTAAAACACCTCCGGGCGCTGGGCCACGGCGTGGAGATTCGCCGATTCAAGAGCGGCGTGTGCAGAGGCAGGAGATGGAGTTGCCAGCCCAGTTTGCGAACGCGGATCCGGGTTTTGCTGCGCGGAGGGACGATCTGGCTCAGCAGGCCGCGCTGGCGGCACAGCAGAGAGAAGGGGATTTTGCTGGTTCGTCAGAGCAGGCGGGCAGTGTGCTGGCGCCTCGTGGGCGACGTGCACAGGACGATTTTGATTACAAGCAGGCTGTGCCGGGAAGTGAGCCCGTGCGGCGTGCAGTGCCTGAACCGCTGTCGGAACCGAACTATTCCACACAGCGTGCGCAGTTTGCGCCAGAGCCAGCGGGCCCGGCGTGGCTGTATGCGCCGCCGTCACCGCAGGCAGCAGTGAAGCCGAAGCCTGTGCCTGCTCCTGCGCCGCCGGTGCAGCCTTCCGTTGCGGAGACGCTGCAGCATTCGCGCGAACGAGTTGCCTCGCGCTGGTTTGCGTTGAAGGGAGTCTTTGAACAGCCTGGGCAGGAGTTGCCGGAGGCTATTCCGGTACGTCAGAAAGAGACGCGTACGCCGGTGCTGGCGGTGTTTTCGCTGGCGGGCGGTGTGGGTAAGACGAGCATGGTCGCTACGGTGGGACGTGCGCTTTCTTCGCTTGGGGAAAAGGTTTTGCTGACGGATACGACTTCGCATGGGCTGCTGCCGTTTTATTTTGGCGCGAGTGAGTTGAGGCCCGATACGGTGAGGACGTTCTCGCCGCCAAGCGGAAGCACGGATGCGCCGATCTATTTGGTGAGCCACGATATTGAGCAGAAGGGCAGCGATGATGCCGCGCAGGAGGCTCTGGCGGACGAGATCGTCAATAACAGCCGTGGCACGCAGAGGATTCTGCTGGACCTGACTTCGAGCTCAGGCTGGATTGTGAAGAGGCTGGCGAGGATGAGCCCGACGGTGCTTGTGCCGCTGGCGCCGGATATGAATTCGGTGATCAGTCTGCAAGCGGTGGAGCGGTACTTCCAGGGAGTTGCGAATGTGGATGGGCGTCCGCTACAGCCGTATTATGTGCTGAACCAGTTTGATTCGTCGCTGCCACTGCACCTTGATGTGCGAGAGGTGTTGCGACGACAACTGGGCGATCGGTTGCTGCCGTTTGTCATTCGGCAGTCGCCGGTGGTGAGTGAGGCTCTGGCAGAGGGAATGACGGTGGTGGACTATGCGCCGGACGTTCCTGTGGCGGAGGATTACAGGAACCTGGCTACGTGGCTGCGCGGTGTTGCCGCGCCGGCGACGGCGGGCTTCCGCAATGTGCGGTGGAGCGAACGATGA
- the hldE gene encoding bifunctional D-glycero-beta-D-manno-heptose-7-phosphate kinase/D-glycero-beta-D-manno-heptose 1-phosphate adenylyltransferase HldE — translation MLPELHAILNLLEGGFGQLKVLVVGDIMLDRYIHGDVDRISPEAPVPVIRHAQRYERAGGAANVAMNLAGLGCQTFLAGFWGNDAEQAELAGILQRVGVDTTGVVSSSLPTISKTRIVGRNQQLLRLDIESRDVPPTVEMKRLVDRAAALATKVHAVVLSDYAKGALSNELCGAVIHVARTAGVPVLADPKTPDFSKYSGATTVCPNLGELALATRVAAHQTEALLEAGQALVGEHDFEFLTVTMSEKGITLLRSDSRYHSPARAREVFDVSGAGDTVIATLAACLAGGLKPETGVEVANLAAGIVVGKVGTVPIARHELVAALTPSTATTSGEKVLDLERLKRRVAEWRASGETIVFTNGCFDLLHVGHITLLEECRRFGSKLVLGLNADDSICRLKGPSRPIVGERERARVMAALAAVDAVTLFEEDTPLELIRAVRPNVLVKGGDYTVETVVGHEDVIAAGGRVEIVPTVEGFSTTNIVKKLANNEGK, via the coding sequence ATGCTGCCGGAACTGCATGCGATATTGAACCTGCTTGAGGGCGGGTTTGGACAACTGAAGGTGCTGGTGGTGGGCGATATTATGCTCGACCGCTATATTCATGGCGATGTTGATCGGATTTCGCCTGAGGCGCCGGTGCCGGTGATTCGTCATGCGCAGCGGTATGAGCGGGCGGGTGGCGCGGCTAATGTTGCAATGAACCTGGCGGGGTTGGGGTGCCAGACTTTTCTGGCGGGGTTCTGGGGCAACGACGCGGAGCAAGCGGAGTTGGCTGGGATTCTGCAGCGGGTTGGTGTCGATACGACGGGTGTAGTTTCGAGCTCGCTGCCTACGATTTCGAAGACGAGGATTGTGGGGCGGAATCAGCAGTTGCTGCGGCTGGATATTGAGAGCCGCGATGTGCCGCCTACGGTTGAGATGAAGCGGCTGGTGGATCGGGCGGCTGCGTTGGCGACTAAAGTTCATGCGGTGGTGCTTTCGGACTACGCGAAGGGTGCGCTTTCGAATGAGCTTTGCGGCGCGGTGATTCATGTGGCGAGGACGGCTGGGGTTCCGGTGCTGGCTGATCCGAAGACGCCGGACTTCAGCAAGTACTCGGGGGCGACTACGGTTTGTCCGAACCTTGGAGAGCTGGCGCTGGCAACGCGTGTGGCTGCGCACCAGACGGAGGCGCTGCTGGAGGCAGGACAGGCGCTTGTTGGCGAGCATGACTTCGAGTTTCTGACGGTGACGATGAGTGAGAAGGGAATTACGCTGCTCAGAAGTGACAGCAGATATCACTCGCCGGCGCGGGCGCGAGAGGTCTTTGATGTTTCGGGTGCGGGCGATACGGTGATTGCTACGCTGGCGGCTTGTCTGGCGGGCGGGTTGAAGCCGGAGACGGGTGTGGAAGTAGCGAACTTAGCCGCTGGAATCGTAGTAGGCAAGGTGGGGACGGTGCCGATTGCGCGGCATGAGCTGGTGGCTGCGCTGACACCGAGCACGGCTACGACATCTGGTGAGAAGGTGCTTGATCTGGAGCGACTGAAGCGACGTGTGGCGGAGTGGAGAGCTTCGGGCGAGACGATTGTGTTTACAAATGGCTGCTTCGACCTTCTACACGTGGGGCACATTACGCTGCTGGAGGAGTGCAGGAGGTTTGGCTCGAAGCTGGTGTTGGGGCTGAATGCGGATGATTCGATCTGCCGCTTGAAGGGACCGTCGCGTCCGATTGTGGGCGAGCGGGAACGTGCGCGGGTGATGGCTGCGCTGGCGGCTGTGGATGCGGTGACGTTATTTGAAGAAGACACTCCGCTGGAGTTGATTCGTGCTGTTCGACCGAATGTGCTGGTGAAGGGCGGCGACTACACTGTGGAGACAGTTGTGGGACATGAAGACGTGATTGCCGCGGGTGGGCGCGTTGAGATTGTTCCGACGGTGGAAGGGTTTTCGACCACCAATATTGTGAAGAAACTGGCGAACAACGAAGGGAAATAG
- a CDS encoding GNAT family N-acetyltransferase — MPPTLEGRKVRLEPMTLAHIPALEKIAFDDRIWRYMTHPVKTPADLRAWVEASLQKEAAGTDQPWVTVLKSTNRVIGSTRFLDFDHEHRTTELGNTWLAPEFHGAGINPEAKLLQLTYAFEQLNLNRVALKTHHENLQSQTAMKKIGATYEGTFRNHYIMPDGSLRHSVWFSIIKEDWPQVKSRLLERLA; from the coding sequence ATGCCCCCGACGCTCGAAGGCCGCAAAGTTCGTCTCGAACCAATGACGCTTGCGCACATCCCCGCCCTCGAAAAGATCGCCTTCGACGATCGCATTTGGCGCTACATGACGCACCCCGTCAAAACCCCAGCCGACCTCCGCGCCTGGGTCGAAGCCTCACTCCAGAAAGAAGCAGCCGGAACCGATCAGCCCTGGGTCACAGTGCTCAAATCCACCAACCGCGTCATCGGCAGCACGCGCTTCCTCGACTTCGACCACGAGCACCGCACCACCGAGCTGGGAAACACCTGGCTCGCACCCGAGTTCCACGGCGCAGGCATCAACCCCGAAGCCAAGCTCCTCCAGCTAACCTACGCATTCGAGCAGCTCAACCTCAACCGCGTCGCCCTCAAGACCCACCACGAAAACCTTCAATCGCAGACGGCGATGAAAAAAATCGGCGCAACCTACGAAGGCACCTTCCGCAACCACTACATCATGCCCGACGGCTCCCTCCGCCACAGCGTCTGGTTCTCCATCATCAAAGAAGACTGGCCCCAGGTGAAATCCCGACTGCTCGAACGCCTCGCCTGA